A portion of the Euwallacea similis isolate ESF13 chromosome 8, ESF131.1, whole genome shotgun sequence genome contains these proteins:
- the LOC136410307 gene encoding calaxin, which produces MMPQKPSPRLSMRQGAIVLRGIARLLNRVRVQRRSGAPNQSSKLKFIKNRERRMGEKDIYKCSPKLIERMKRETQFNRTEIEALYKIYKKLVTFNKASSRLNTASSTTGMTNPVPVSEGIDRSVFREILHNTFDIVTENMLMDRIFCVWDRLNCGLITLESWFQGMSIFLKSEISKQCEYCFAVYDLNGDGFVTKDEMFQLLKNCLIKFPQEEDPDESVKDLVDIVIRKMDKDKDGKVSLHDYQITVLSEPLLLEAFGRCLPSDMSKNTFLTTLKF; this is translated from the exons ATGATGCCCCAAAAGCCCTCTCCTCGCCTAAGCATGCGCCAAGGGGCAATAGTTTTGAGGGGCATAGCTCGTCTTCTAAATCGTGTTCGGGTTCAACGGCGTAGTGGGGCTCCCAATCAGTCGTCGAAActgaaattcataaaaaatagggAGAGACGTATGGGGGAGAAAGATATCTACAAGTGTTCGCCCAAACTAATCGAAAGAATGAAACGGGAAACTCAATTTAACAG AACTGAAATTGAAgctttatataaaatatacaagaaaCTTGTTACATTTAATAAGGCGTCAAGTAGACTGAACACTGCATCTTCTACAACCGGAATGACAAATCCTGTTCCTGTCTCTGAG GGGATTGACAGGAGTGTTTTCCGAGAAATTTTACACAACACCTTTGATATTGTAACAGAAAATATGTTAATGGACCGGatattttgcgtttgggatAGACTGAATTGCGGTTTGATAACTCTGGAAAGTTGGTTCCAAGGAATGTCTATTTTCCTGAAAAGTGAGATATCCAAACAATGCGAATACTGCTTCGCTGTTTATGATCTGAATGGAGACGGATTTGTCACCAAAGACGAAATGTTCCAACTTCTAAA AAACTGCCTGATTAAGTTCCCTCAAGAGGAAGATCCAGACGAAAGCGTCAAGGATTTGGTCGATATAGTAATACGGAAAATGGATAAAGATAAGGACGGTAAAGTGTCTCTGCACGACTATCAGATCACAGTGCTTTCTGAGCCGTTATTGCTAGAGGCCTTTGGGCGATGTCTTCCATCTGATATGTCCAAGAATACATTCTTAACAACATTAAAGTTCTAA
- the Nhe3 gene encoding sodium/hydrogen exchanger 6 isoform X2: MSLNIIINVVILLQIVINKAYGAASDIQLDAKAQSTHRIDSLNLLSYTLLLILTVLTIWLFKHRRFSFIHETGLAVIYGLIVGAIIRYSGATSQVVNMQVFVDETRYNSSLPPDTLSLYMPRPGGSKNLTFQYVFRNEIDDVKENEIDLKATFDPEIFFNIILPPIIFHAGYSLKRKYFFRNLGAILTFAIIGTTVSSFIVGALMYGCVQLMPAHLANSFTFLDTLYFGALISSTDPLTILAIFHDLNVDVNLYALIFGESVLNDAVAIVLSGSIQHYGKRYQLGTGGFEIKAFFQAVGDFFGIFMLSLLIGAVMGCITALISKFTRVRDFPLLESALFVLMSYSTFLIAEASDLTGVVSVLFCGICQAHYTYNNLSQDSRIRTKQIFELLNFLAENFIFSYIGVSMFTFPKHHFAPWFIFAGFMCAAIGRAANVYPLSFLLNLGRQPKIPTNFQHMLFFAGLRGAMSFALAIRNTRSEARQAMLTTTSLIVIITVIIQGGATMNLLKWLKIPIGSDDETEALSQNGTPSTISTPKSDANEPFGPPERPKPNDKAFLARIWGSFDTKYMKPLLTQSRPTLLDTMPVCCSPVARFLTTTEQMTQESGNLVKTRDSDSDLCIEENDLTTNSRLNTRYRVVNYDANGDINIAFRLEDLRNS, from the exons ATGTCATTGAATATAATTATAAACGTAGTGATACTACTGCAAATTGTGATAAACAAAGCTTATGGAGCTGCATCAGATATCCAGCTGGATGCTAAGGCCCAATCTACCCATAGAATAGATAGCTTAAATCTGTTGTCTTATactcttttattaattttaactgttCTTACAATATGGTTATTTAAACATCGCAGATTCAGTTTCATTCATGAGACTGGCTTAGCTGTTATATATG GCCTTATAGTTGGAGCTATAATCCGGTACTCTGGAGCAACTTCTCAAGTAGTTAACATGCAAGTTTTTGTGGATGAAACGAGGTATAATTCAAGCCTTCCACCTGACACTTTATCACTGTATATGCCAAGGCCAGGTGGTAGCAAAAACCTTACATTCCAGTATGTTTTCCGAAATGAAATTGATGATGTTAAAGAGAATGAGATTGATCTGAAAGCTACCTTTGatccagaaatatttttcaacataattttacCTCCAATTATTTTCCATGCAGGCTATTCCTTGAAACGG AAATACTTTTTCCGTAACCTGGGTGCAATACTAACTTTTGCGATAATCGGTACGACTGTTTCCTCCTTTATTGTGGGAGCACTGATGTATGGGTGCGTCCAGCTTATGCCCGCCCATCTGGCAAATAGCTTCACATTCCTGGATACACTTTATTTCGGAGCACTAATCTCTTCTACTGACCCTCTGACAATCCTCGCTATTTTTCATGATCTTAACGTAGACGTTAACTTGTATGCCTTAATATTCGGTGAAAGTGTTCTTAATGATGCCGTCGCCATCGTGCTTAGTGG GTCGATTCAGCATTATGGAAAGAGATACCAGTTGGGAACTGgtggttttgaaataaaagcatttttccaaGCAGTAGGTgacttttttggaatttttatgcTCTCTTTGCTAATTGGTGCTGTGATGGGATGCATTACTGCATTGATATC CAAATTTACCAGGGTTCGAGACTTTCCACTTCTAGAATCTGCATTGTTTGTTCTTATGTCATACAGCACTTTTCTGATCGCCGAAGCTTCTGATCTCACAG gggtggtttcagttttattttgcGGAATCTGTCAAGCTCATTACACATACAACAATTTGTCCCAGGATTCCAGAATACGAACCAAGCAAATTTTCGAGTTGCTCAATTTTTTAgctgaaaatttcatattttcttatatAGGAGTCTCCATGTTCACGTTTCCGAAGCATCATTTTGCTCCCTGGTTTATTTTCGCCGGATTC ATGTGTGCGGCAATAGGCAGAGCCGCTAATGTATATCCTTTGTCATTCCTCTTGAATTTGGGAAGACAGCCTAAGATTCCCACAAATTTCCAGCACATGCTATTCTTCGCAG gtTTACGTGGTGCCATGTCTTTCGCTTTGGCAATCAGGAATACACGTTCAGAAGCCAGACAGGCCATGCTAACTACAACCTCTCTTATAGTTATTATTACAGTAATAATACAAGGGGGAGCAACAATGAATTTATTGAAGTGGCTGAAGATTCC TATTGGAAGTGATGATGAAACTGAGGCGCTTTCCCAAAACGGAACACCCAGT ACAATTTCTACTCCTAAAAGCGACGCTAATGAGCCTTTTGGTCCTCCTGAACGCCCTAAACCTAACGACAAGGCCTTTTTGGCTCGAATTTGGGGATCTTTTGATACTAAGTACATGAAACCTTTGCTGACTCAGTCTCGACCAACTTTGCTGGATACTATGCCTGTATGCTGCAGTCCGGTAGCACGATTTTTGACTACCACGGAACAAATGACCCAG GAAAGTGGAAATTTGGTAAAAACTAGAGATTCCGATTCGGATCTCTGTATCGAAGAGAATGACCTAACAACTAACTCAAGACTTAACACGAGA TACAGGGTGGTTAACTACGATGCGAATGGAGATATAAATATAGCATTCAGGCTAGAGGATCTTAGAAACTCGTAA
- the Nhe3 gene encoding sodium/hydrogen exchanger 6 isoform X1 — protein sequence MSLNIIINVVILLQIVINKAYGAASDIQLDAKAQSTHRIDSLNLLSYTLLLILTVLTIWLFKHRRFSFIHETGLAVIYGLIVGAIIRYSGATSQVVNMQVFVDETRYNSSLPPDTLSLYMPRPGGSKNLTFQYVFRNEIDDVKENEIDLKATFDPEIFFNIILPPIIFHAGYSLKRKYFFRNLGAILTFAIIGTTVSSFIVGALMYGCVQLMPAHLANSFTFLDTLYFGALISSTDPLTILAIFHDLNVDVNLYALIFGESVLNDAVAIVLSGSIQHYGKRYQLGTGGFEIKAFFQAVGDFFGIFMLSLLIGAVMGCITALISKFTRVRDFPLLESALFVLMSYSTFLIAEASDLTGVVSVLFCGICQAHYTYNNLSQDSRIRTKQIFELLNFLAENFIFSYIGVSMFTFPKHHFAPWFIFAGFMCAAIGRAANVYPLSFLLNLGRQPKIPTNFQHMLFFAGLRGAMSFALAIRNTRSEARQAMLTTTSLIVIITVIIQGGATMNLLKWLKIPIGSDDETEALSQNGTPSVYNSMERGSGTISTPKSDANEPFGPPERPKPNDKAFLARIWGSFDTKYMKPLLTQSRPTLLDTMPVCCSPVARFLTTTEQMTQESGNLVKTRDSDSDLCIEENDLTTNSRLNTRYRVVNYDANGDINIAFRLEDLRNS from the exons ATGTCATTGAATATAATTATAAACGTAGTGATACTACTGCAAATTGTGATAAACAAAGCTTATGGAGCTGCATCAGATATCCAGCTGGATGCTAAGGCCCAATCTACCCATAGAATAGATAGCTTAAATCTGTTGTCTTATactcttttattaattttaactgttCTTACAATATGGTTATTTAAACATCGCAGATTCAGTTTCATTCATGAGACTGGCTTAGCTGTTATATATG GCCTTATAGTTGGAGCTATAATCCGGTACTCTGGAGCAACTTCTCAAGTAGTTAACATGCAAGTTTTTGTGGATGAAACGAGGTATAATTCAAGCCTTCCACCTGACACTTTATCACTGTATATGCCAAGGCCAGGTGGTAGCAAAAACCTTACATTCCAGTATGTTTTCCGAAATGAAATTGATGATGTTAAAGAGAATGAGATTGATCTGAAAGCTACCTTTGatccagaaatatttttcaacataattttacCTCCAATTATTTTCCATGCAGGCTATTCCTTGAAACGG AAATACTTTTTCCGTAACCTGGGTGCAATACTAACTTTTGCGATAATCGGTACGACTGTTTCCTCCTTTATTGTGGGAGCACTGATGTATGGGTGCGTCCAGCTTATGCCCGCCCATCTGGCAAATAGCTTCACATTCCTGGATACACTTTATTTCGGAGCACTAATCTCTTCTACTGACCCTCTGACAATCCTCGCTATTTTTCATGATCTTAACGTAGACGTTAACTTGTATGCCTTAATATTCGGTGAAAGTGTTCTTAATGATGCCGTCGCCATCGTGCTTAGTGG GTCGATTCAGCATTATGGAAAGAGATACCAGTTGGGAACTGgtggttttgaaataaaagcatttttccaaGCAGTAGGTgacttttttggaatttttatgcTCTCTTTGCTAATTGGTGCTGTGATGGGATGCATTACTGCATTGATATC CAAATTTACCAGGGTTCGAGACTTTCCACTTCTAGAATCTGCATTGTTTGTTCTTATGTCATACAGCACTTTTCTGATCGCCGAAGCTTCTGATCTCACAG gggtggtttcagttttattttgcGGAATCTGTCAAGCTCATTACACATACAACAATTTGTCCCAGGATTCCAGAATACGAACCAAGCAAATTTTCGAGTTGCTCAATTTTTTAgctgaaaatttcatattttcttatatAGGAGTCTCCATGTTCACGTTTCCGAAGCATCATTTTGCTCCCTGGTTTATTTTCGCCGGATTC ATGTGTGCGGCAATAGGCAGAGCCGCTAATGTATATCCTTTGTCATTCCTCTTGAATTTGGGAAGACAGCCTAAGATTCCCACAAATTTCCAGCACATGCTATTCTTCGCAG gtTTACGTGGTGCCATGTCTTTCGCTTTGGCAATCAGGAATACACGTTCAGAAGCCAGACAGGCCATGCTAACTACAACCTCTCTTATAGTTATTATTACAGTAATAATACAAGGGGGAGCAACAATGAATTTATTGAAGTGGCTGAAGATTCC TATTGGAAGTGATGATGAAACTGAGGCGCTTTCCCAAAACGGAACACCCAGT GTATACAATTCGATGGAAAGGGGTTCAGGG ACAATTTCTACTCCTAAAAGCGACGCTAATGAGCCTTTTGGTCCTCCTGAACGCCCTAAACCTAACGACAAGGCCTTTTTGGCTCGAATTTGGGGATCTTTTGATACTAAGTACATGAAACCTTTGCTGACTCAGTCTCGACCAACTTTGCTGGATACTATGCCTGTATGCTGCAGTCCGGTAGCACGATTTTTGACTACCACGGAACAAATGACCCAG GAAAGTGGAAATTTGGTAAAAACTAGAGATTCCGATTCGGATCTCTGTATCGAAGAGAATGACCTAACAACTAACTCAAGACTTAACACGAGA TACAGGGTGGTTAACTACGATGCGAATGGAGATATAAATATAGCATTCAGGCTAGAGGATCTTAGAAACTCGTAA
- the Nhe3 gene encoding sodium/hydrogen exchanger 6 isoform X4: MSLNIIINVVILLQIVINKAYGAASDIQLDAKAQSTHRIDSLNLLSYTLLLILTVLTIWLFKHRRFSFIHETGLAVIYGLIVGAIIRYSGATSQVVNMQVFVDETRYNSSLPPDTLSLYMPRPGGSKNLTFQYVFRNEIDDVKENEIDLKATFDPEIFFNIILPPIIFHAGYSLKRKYFFRNLGAILTFAIIGTTVSSFIVGALMYGCVQLMPAHLANSFTFLDTLYFGALISSTDPLTILAIFHDLNVDVNLYALIFGESVLNDAVAIVLSGSIQHYGKRYQLGTGGFEIKAFFQAVGDFFGIFMLSLLIGAVMGCITALISKFTRVRDFPLLESALFVLMSYSTFLIAEASDLTGVVSVLFCGICQAHYTYNNLSQDSRIRTKQIFELLNFLAENFIFSYIGVSMFTFPKHHFAPWFIFAGFMCAAIGRAANVYPLSFLLNLGRQPKIPTNFQHMLFFAGLRGAMSFALAIRNTRSEARQAMLTTTSLIVIITVIIQGGATMNLLKWLKIPIGSDDETEALSQNGTPSVYNSMERGSGTISTPKSDANEPFGPPERPKPNDKAFLARIWGSFDTKYMKPLLTQSRPTLLDTMPVCCSPVARFLTTTEQMTQYRVVNYDANGDINIAFRLEDLRNS; encoded by the exons ATGTCATTGAATATAATTATAAACGTAGTGATACTACTGCAAATTGTGATAAACAAAGCTTATGGAGCTGCATCAGATATCCAGCTGGATGCTAAGGCCCAATCTACCCATAGAATAGATAGCTTAAATCTGTTGTCTTATactcttttattaattttaactgttCTTACAATATGGTTATTTAAACATCGCAGATTCAGTTTCATTCATGAGACTGGCTTAGCTGTTATATATG GCCTTATAGTTGGAGCTATAATCCGGTACTCTGGAGCAACTTCTCAAGTAGTTAACATGCAAGTTTTTGTGGATGAAACGAGGTATAATTCAAGCCTTCCACCTGACACTTTATCACTGTATATGCCAAGGCCAGGTGGTAGCAAAAACCTTACATTCCAGTATGTTTTCCGAAATGAAATTGATGATGTTAAAGAGAATGAGATTGATCTGAAAGCTACCTTTGatccagaaatatttttcaacataattttacCTCCAATTATTTTCCATGCAGGCTATTCCTTGAAACGG AAATACTTTTTCCGTAACCTGGGTGCAATACTAACTTTTGCGATAATCGGTACGACTGTTTCCTCCTTTATTGTGGGAGCACTGATGTATGGGTGCGTCCAGCTTATGCCCGCCCATCTGGCAAATAGCTTCACATTCCTGGATACACTTTATTTCGGAGCACTAATCTCTTCTACTGACCCTCTGACAATCCTCGCTATTTTTCATGATCTTAACGTAGACGTTAACTTGTATGCCTTAATATTCGGTGAAAGTGTTCTTAATGATGCCGTCGCCATCGTGCTTAGTGG GTCGATTCAGCATTATGGAAAGAGATACCAGTTGGGAACTGgtggttttgaaataaaagcatttttccaaGCAGTAGGTgacttttttggaatttttatgcTCTCTTTGCTAATTGGTGCTGTGATGGGATGCATTACTGCATTGATATC CAAATTTACCAGGGTTCGAGACTTTCCACTTCTAGAATCTGCATTGTTTGTTCTTATGTCATACAGCACTTTTCTGATCGCCGAAGCTTCTGATCTCACAG gggtggtttcagttttattttgcGGAATCTGTCAAGCTCATTACACATACAACAATTTGTCCCAGGATTCCAGAATACGAACCAAGCAAATTTTCGAGTTGCTCAATTTTTTAgctgaaaatttcatattttcttatatAGGAGTCTCCATGTTCACGTTTCCGAAGCATCATTTTGCTCCCTGGTTTATTTTCGCCGGATTC ATGTGTGCGGCAATAGGCAGAGCCGCTAATGTATATCCTTTGTCATTCCTCTTGAATTTGGGAAGACAGCCTAAGATTCCCACAAATTTCCAGCACATGCTATTCTTCGCAG gtTTACGTGGTGCCATGTCTTTCGCTTTGGCAATCAGGAATACACGTTCAGAAGCCAGACAGGCCATGCTAACTACAACCTCTCTTATAGTTATTATTACAGTAATAATACAAGGGGGAGCAACAATGAATTTATTGAAGTGGCTGAAGATTCC TATTGGAAGTGATGATGAAACTGAGGCGCTTTCCCAAAACGGAACACCCAGT GTATACAATTCGATGGAAAGGGGTTCAGGG ACAATTTCTACTCCTAAAAGCGACGCTAATGAGCCTTTTGGTCCTCCTGAACGCCCTAAACCTAACGACAAGGCCTTTTTGGCTCGAATTTGGGGATCTTTTGATACTAAGTACATGAAACCTTTGCTGACTCAGTCTCGACCAACTTTGCTGGATACTATGCCTGTATGCTGCAGTCCGGTAGCACGATTTTTGACTACCACGGAACAAATGACCCAG TACAGGGTGGTTAACTACGATGCGAATGGAGATATAAATATAGCATTCAGGCTAGAGGATCTTAGAAACTCGTAA
- the Nhe3 gene encoding sodium/hydrogen exchanger 6 isoform X3, with the protein MSLNIIINVVILLQIVINKAYGAASDIQLDAKAQSTHRIDSLNLLSYTLLLILTVLTIWLFKHRRFSFIHETGLAVIYGLIVGAIIRYSGATSQVVNMQVFVDETRYNSSLPPDTLSLYMPRPGGSKNLTFQYVFRNEIDDVKENEIDLKATFDPEIFFNIILPPIIFHAGYSLKRKYFFRNLGAILTFAIIGTTVSSFIVGALMYGCVQLMPAHLANSFTFLDTLYFGALISSTDPLTILAIFHDLNVDVNLYALIFGESVLNDAVAIVLSGSIQHYGKRYQLGTGGFEIKAFFQAVGDFFGIFMLSLLIGAVMGCITALISKFTRVRDFPLLESALFVLMSYSTFLIAEASDLTGVVSVLFCGICQAHYTYNNLSQDSRIRTKQIFELLNFLAENFIFSYIGVSMFTFPKHHFAPWFIFAGFMCAAIGRAANVYPLSFLLNLGRQPKIPTNFQHMLFFAGLRGAMSFALAIRNTRSEARQAMLTTTSLIVIITVIIQGGATMNLLKWLKIPIGSDDETEALSQNGTPSVYNSMERGSGTISTPKSDANEPFGPPERPKPNDKAFLARIWGSFDTKYMKPLLTQSRPTLLDTMPVCCSPVARFLTTTEQMTQESGNLVKTRDSDSDLCIEENDLTTNSRLNTRPITSISGHQV; encoded by the exons ATGTCATTGAATATAATTATAAACGTAGTGATACTACTGCAAATTGTGATAAACAAAGCTTATGGAGCTGCATCAGATATCCAGCTGGATGCTAAGGCCCAATCTACCCATAGAATAGATAGCTTAAATCTGTTGTCTTATactcttttattaattttaactgttCTTACAATATGGTTATTTAAACATCGCAGATTCAGTTTCATTCATGAGACTGGCTTAGCTGTTATATATG GCCTTATAGTTGGAGCTATAATCCGGTACTCTGGAGCAACTTCTCAAGTAGTTAACATGCAAGTTTTTGTGGATGAAACGAGGTATAATTCAAGCCTTCCACCTGACACTTTATCACTGTATATGCCAAGGCCAGGTGGTAGCAAAAACCTTACATTCCAGTATGTTTTCCGAAATGAAATTGATGATGTTAAAGAGAATGAGATTGATCTGAAAGCTACCTTTGatccagaaatatttttcaacataattttacCTCCAATTATTTTCCATGCAGGCTATTCCTTGAAACGG AAATACTTTTTCCGTAACCTGGGTGCAATACTAACTTTTGCGATAATCGGTACGACTGTTTCCTCCTTTATTGTGGGAGCACTGATGTATGGGTGCGTCCAGCTTATGCCCGCCCATCTGGCAAATAGCTTCACATTCCTGGATACACTTTATTTCGGAGCACTAATCTCTTCTACTGACCCTCTGACAATCCTCGCTATTTTTCATGATCTTAACGTAGACGTTAACTTGTATGCCTTAATATTCGGTGAAAGTGTTCTTAATGATGCCGTCGCCATCGTGCTTAGTGG GTCGATTCAGCATTATGGAAAGAGATACCAGTTGGGAACTGgtggttttgaaataaaagcatttttccaaGCAGTAGGTgacttttttggaatttttatgcTCTCTTTGCTAATTGGTGCTGTGATGGGATGCATTACTGCATTGATATC CAAATTTACCAGGGTTCGAGACTTTCCACTTCTAGAATCTGCATTGTTTGTTCTTATGTCATACAGCACTTTTCTGATCGCCGAAGCTTCTGATCTCACAG gggtggtttcagttttattttgcGGAATCTGTCAAGCTCATTACACATACAACAATTTGTCCCAGGATTCCAGAATACGAACCAAGCAAATTTTCGAGTTGCTCAATTTTTTAgctgaaaatttcatattttcttatatAGGAGTCTCCATGTTCACGTTTCCGAAGCATCATTTTGCTCCCTGGTTTATTTTCGCCGGATTC ATGTGTGCGGCAATAGGCAGAGCCGCTAATGTATATCCTTTGTCATTCCTCTTGAATTTGGGAAGACAGCCTAAGATTCCCACAAATTTCCAGCACATGCTATTCTTCGCAG gtTTACGTGGTGCCATGTCTTTCGCTTTGGCAATCAGGAATACACGTTCAGAAGCCAGACAGGCCATGCTAACTACAACCTCTCTTATAGTTATTATTACAGTAATAATACAAGGGGGAGCAACAATGAATTTATTGAAGTGGCTGAAGATTCC TATTGGAAGTGATGATGAAACTGAGGCGCTTTCCCAAAACGGAACACCCAGT GTATACAATTCGATGGAAAGGGGTTCAGGG ACAATTTCTACTCCTAAAAGCGACGCTAATGAGCCTTTTGGTCCTCCTGAACGCCCTAAACCTAACGACAAGGCCTTTTTGGCTCGAATTTGGGGATCTTTTGATACTAAGTACATGAAACCTTTGCTGACTCAGTCTCGACCAACTTTGCTGGATACTATGCCTGTATGCTGCAGTCCGGTAGCACGATTTTTGACTACCACGGAACAAATGACCCAG GAAAGTGGAAATTTGGTAAAAACTAGAGATTCCGATTCGGATCTCTGTATCGAAGAGAATGACCTAACAACTAACTCAAGACTTAACACGAGA CCAATCACCTCTATCAGCGGACATCAAGTGTAA
- the Nhe3 gene encoding sodium/hydrogen exchanger 6 isoform X5 has protein sequence MSLNIIINVVILLQIVINKAYGAASDIQLDAKAQSTHRIDSLNLLSYTLLLILTVLTIWLFKHRRFSFIHETGLAVIYGLIVGAIIRYSGATSQVVNMQVFVDETRYNSSLPPDTLSLYMPRPGGSKNLTFQYVFRNEIDDVKENEIDLKATFDPEIFFNIILPPIIFHAGYSLKRKYFFRNLGAILTFAIIGTTVSSFIVGALMYGCVQLMPAHLANSFTFLDTLYFGALISSTDPLTILAIFHDLNVDVNLYALIFGESVLNDAVAIVLSGSIQHYGKRYQLGTGGFEIKAFFQAVGDFFGIFMLSLLIGAVMGCITALISKFTRVRDFPLLESALFVLMSYSTFLIAEASDLTGVVSVLFCGICQAHYTYNNLSQDSRIRTKQIFELLNFLAENFIFSYIGVSMFTFPKHHFAPWFIFAGFMCAAIGRAANVYPLSFLLNLGRQPKIPTNFQHMLFFAGLRGAMSFALAIRNTRSEARQAMLTTTSLIVIITVIIQGGATMNLLKWLKIPIGSDDETEALSQNGTPSVYNSMERGSGTISTPKSDANEPFGPPERPKPNDKAFLARIWGSFDTKYMKPLLTQSRPTLLDTMPVCCSPVARFLTTTEQMTQPITSISGHQV, from the exons ATGTCATTGAATATAATTATAAACGTAGTGATACTACTGCAAATTGTGATAAACAAAGCTTATGGAGCTGCATCAGATATCCAGCTGGATGCTAAGGCCCAATCTACCCATAGAATAGATAGCTTAAATCTGTTGTCTTATactcttttattaattttaactgttCTTACAATATGGTTATTTAAACATCGCAGATTCAGTTTCATTCATGAGACTGGCTTAGCTGTTATATATG GCCTTATAGTTGGAGCTATAATCCGGTACTCTGGAGCAACTTCTCAAGTAGTTAACATGCAAGTTTTTGTGGATGAAACGAGGTATAATTCAAGCCTTCCACCTGACACTTTATCACTGTATATGCCAAGGCCAGGTGGTAGCAAAAACCTTACATTCCAGTATGTTTTCCGAAATGAAATTGATGATGTTAAAGAGAATGAGATTGATCTGAAAGCTACCTTTGatccagaaatatttttcaacataattttacCTCCAATTATTTTCCATGCAGGCTATTCCTTGAAACGG AAATACTTTTTCCGTAACCTGGGTGCAATACTAACTTTTGCGATAATCGGTACGACTGTTTCCTCCTTTATTGTGGGAGCACTGATGTATGGGTGCGTCCAGCTTATGCCCGCCCATCTGGCAAATAGCTTCACATTCCTGGATACACTTTATTTCGGAGCACTAATCTCTTCTACTGACCCTCTGACAATCCTCGCTATTTTTCATGATCTTAACGTAGACGTTAACTTGTATGCCTTAATATTCGGTGAAAGTGTTCTTAATGATGCCGTCGCCATCGTGCTTAGTGG GTCGATTCAGCATTATGGAAAGAGATACCAGTTGGGAACTGgtggttttgaaataaaagcatttttccaaGCAGTAGGTgacttttttggaatttttatgcTCTCTTTGCTAATTGGTGCTGTGATGGGATGCATTACTGCATTGATATC CAAATTTACCAGGGTTCGAGACTTTCCACTTCTAGAATCTGCATTGTTTGTTCTTATGTCATACAGCACTTTTCTGATCGCCGAAGCTTCTGATCTCACAG gggtggtttcagttttattttgcGGAATCTGTCAAGCTCATTACACATACAACAATTTGTCCCAGGATTCCAGAATACGAACCAAGCAAATTTTCGAGTTGCTCAATTTTTTAgctgaaaatttcatattttcttatatAGGAGTCTCCATGTTCACGTTTCCGAAGCATCATTTTGCTCCCTGGTTTATTTTCGCCGGATTC ATGTGTGCGGCAATAGGCAGAGCCGCTAATGTATATCCTTTGTCATTCCTCTTGAATTTGGGAAGACAGCCTAAGATTCCCACAAATTTCCAGCACATGCTATTCTTCGCAG gtTTACGTGGTGCCATGTCTTTCGCTTTGGCAATCAGGAATACACGTTCAGAAGCCAGACAGGCCATGCTAACTACAACCTCTCTTATAGTTATTATTACAGTAATAATACAAGGGGGAGCAACAATGAATTTATTGAAGTGGCTGAAGATTCC TATTGGAAGTGATGATGAAACTGAGGCGCTTTCCCAAAACGGAACACCCAGT GTATACAATTCGATGGAAAGGGGTTCAGGG ACAATTTCTACTCCTAAAAGCGACGCTAATGAGCCTTTTGGTCCTCCTGAACGCCCTAAACCTAACGACAAGGCCTTTTTGGCTCGAATTTGGGGATCTTTTGATACTAAGTACATGAAACCTTTGCTGACTCAGTCTCGACCAACTTTGCTGGATACTATGCCTGTATGCTGCAGTCCGGTAGCACGATTTTTGACTACCACGGAACAAATGACCCAG CCAATCACCTCTATCAGCGGACATCAAGTGTAA